One genomic window of Treponema primitia ZAS-1 includes the following:
- a CDS encoding transglutaminase domain-containing protein, protein MPDQSAKFQRLIALLLRSVALFAILWQFRLLAADLADTAVYAATLIFAFLSALYLTKKVTVTFFGALILFLIPWAARAGIALPRFFIPGVAITLDSLLLNLDRNRFVFLLPFYWAAFSTYFAARSRRFLRADIIAADVLLLVLYSIVRSSDLPAYRWPVLMIAVFSLIIFLQILAFMLSLPPEYRLKKREGILGGLTLFILVVLGGMLLIRPSQEGAVDKGGGLLEPNMFHFDFSQVLRLESEISMNDDLVFIVRKDPEDDHIYLRRYVLSGYNPKQGFYRHETIDEAAQPQRLPDRRTTLEAEPIENFRLTNQEYFLVNFDSSALIALKEPVEIVPFDSWDASSFSSAYAVQSQASEVLPFELADAMPEELSWESLELSPEEYAYYTEYGENERIAEYARELTQGFASNWEKIQVIYETLKYGDYRYSLKPGIAPDGDQLGYFLFETKRGYCSYYAFAFTMLLRSLGIPARIAAGFFIDPSLDTFNYYPVRSDMAHAWVEVRYPGYGWIEYDPTTENLAEDEEFRFSSGVPQDLFERLMREILENRSHLNPKEGADDNSPTTVLGTLGRNVRSFLRNYWLPLVITLVCIIFLSIRTGFLWLSKLARKPRKKAALLWAHALRRLRLAGYKRDTRTRGEAEWTRDMEPSFPGIRDLYQGIAAARYAPEYTAEQWKTLDGQYRLFSANYRKQVPRCRRILGWLLPPLAMAARSARHYLALLLVVLLIPLSGDTARAQDDQPRIESTESTQLYNQAQDAQQAEFWERAIELYTQGLEQFPLEFRFPWALGRLYESRKLYGLAWEIFQKAETLTPYDPDLLHEMALTAGYLNENAAAVEYLERLLTISSDNLDAIGNLAWMYYKLHRLGEGERLLLDAQNRFGPSPDFAMTLGTIYSEMFRYEDAKKWYLEAIEGGENWGDRAFASVAHYNLSLLEARFYHFPESLERTNASLASQNRSSGWLARGELYLHRLDFPRTFADYQEAYEIDNSPLSKINMAQAFQIAGRLEEARLYAEDSLKAQDLSWMMNYGIDPDRYKRDLHQILWHTYSGLAETQALSPYSGLRDRLNSFVRLQYYRFKSAVHRHLFRKYSLLSAQAYGAETPASGELRLDALIQYYNAFEPYPRRANVYLTMARDFETPLIPQAANSYDGEAGALFKDRELLRRTIDAYDPIWERDMIADTYTELALLAKGASRRDERQDSAERLYALNRGALRQQGIKLPVELIIDPFGSDGGRPAAETRRIERSLRRLLPKAGIQPAPLSEGANGIPPRFRLTVTIGADELRCELYDAGRGASVWQRPIPLPKLSAWELSAAVRSLADTAFTVK, encoded by the coding sequence ATGCCCGATCAATCTGCAAAGTTTCAACGTCTAATCGCCCTCCTTCTCAGGTCCGTAGCCCTCTTCGCTATACTCTGGCAGTTCCGGCTTCTGGCCGCCGATCTGGCGGACACCGCAGTTTACGCCGCCACCCTAATCTTCGCCTTCCTTAGTGCGCTATATCTCACAAAAAAGGTGACAGTCACCTTTTTTGGCGCCCTGATCCTATTTCTCATACCCTGGGCGGCCCGGGCAGGTATCGCCTTACCCCGGTTCTTTATACCCGGTGTTGCCATCACCCTGGATTCCCTGCTCCTCAACCTGGATCGGAACCGCTTTGTCTTCCTGCTTCCCTTCTACTGGGCAGCCTTTTCTACCTACTTTGCCGCCCGGTCCCGCCGTTTTTTGCGGGCCGATATTATCGCCGCGGACGTGCTCCTCCTGGTACTTTACTCCATAGTCCGCAGCTCGGATCTACCCGCTTACCGCTGGCCGGTGCTGATGATAGCCGTTTTTTCCCTCATCATCTTCCTGCAGATCCTTGCGTTTATGCTCTCCCTGCCCCCGGAGTACCGGCTGAAAAAACGGGAAGGGATACTGGGCGGACTGACCCTGTTTATCCTGGTTGTCCTTGGGGGGATGCTCCTGATCCGGCCTTCCCAGGAAGGGGCGGTGGACAAAGGAGGGGGGCTCCTGGAACCGAACATGTTCCACTTCGATTTTTCCCAGGTACTGCGGTTGGAAAGTGAAATCAGCATGAACGACGATCTGGTCTTTATCGTCCGCAAGGATCCCGAGGATGATCATATTTACCTGAGGCGTTACGTACTTTCCGGCTACAACCCCAAACAGGGATTCTACCGCCATGAAACAATTGACGAGGCCGCCCAGCCCCAGCGGCTGCCGGACCGGCGTACCACTCTGGAAGCGGAGCCCATAGAAAATTTTCGCCTTACCAACCAGGAATATTTTCTGGTTAACTTCGATTCCTCCGCCCTGATCGCCTTAAAGGAGCCCGTGGAAATTGTTCCCTTTGACAGCTGGGACGCCTCTTCCTTCAGTTCCGCCTATGCCGTTCAAAGCCAGGCCAGCGAAGTATTGCCCTTCGAGTTGGCGGATGCCATGCCGGAGGAACTTTCGTGGGAAAGTCTGGAACTAAGCCCGGAAGAGTACGCCTACTATACCGAGTATGGCGAAAACGAAAGGATCGCCGAATATGCCCGGGAGCTTACCCAGGGTTTTGCATCCAACTGGGAAAAGATTCAAGTTATATATGAGACCCTGAAATACGGCGATTACCGTTATAGCTTAAAACCGGGGATTGCCCCGGACGGCGATCAGCTTGGTTATTTTCTCTTTGAGACCAAAAGGGGTTACTGCTCCTACTACGCCTTTGCCTTTACCATGCTCCTGCGCTCCCTGGGCATTCCCGCCCGGATCGCTGCGGGCTTTTTTATCGATCCCTCTTTAGATACTTTTAACTATTATCCGGTCCGGTCCGATATGGCCCACGCCTGGGTGGAGGTCCGCTACCCCGGATACGGCTGGATTGAATACGATCCCACCACGGAAAACTTAGCGGAGGACGAGGAATTCCGCTTTTCCTCCGGGGTACCCCAGGATCTGTTTGAACGGCTTATGCGGGAAATCCTGGAAAACCGTTCCCACCTGAATCCCAAGGAAGGCGCCGACGATAATTCCCCCACCACCGTCCTGGGCACACTGGGCCGGAATGTCCGTTCCTTCCTCCGAAACTATTGGCTGCCCCTGGTGATCACCCTGGTGTGTATCATCTTCTTAAGCATACGTACCGGTTTCCTCTGGCTTTCAAAGCTGGCGCGGAAGCCCCGGAAAAAAGCGGCCCTACTCTGGGCACACGCTCTCCGCAGGCTCCGTCTGGCGGGCTATAAACGGGATACCCGGACAAGGGGAGAGGCCGAGTGGACCCGGGATATGGAACCTTCCTTCCCGGGTATCCGGGATCTTTACCAGGGCATAGCCGCCGCCCGTTACGCCCCGGAATATACCGCAGAACAATGGAAAACCCTGGACGGGCAGTACCGCCTATTCTCGGCAAACTACCGGAAACAGGTACCCCGCTGCCGGCGTATCCTCGGCTGGCTCCTGCCGCCCCTGGCTATGGCCGCAAGGAGTGCCAGGCATTATTTGGCGCTGCTTCTTGTGGTCCTGTTAATCCCCCTAAGCGGGGATACGGCACGAGCCCAGGATGACCAGCCCCGGATCGAAAGTACCGAATCCACCCAGCTTTACAACCAAGCCCAGGATGCCCAGCAGGCTGAATTCTGGGAGCGGGCTATCGAGCTATACACCCAGGGGCTAGAACAATTTCCCCTGGAATTCCGATTCCCCTGGGCCCTGGGGCGGCTCTACGAAAGCCGCAAGCTCTACGGACTCGCATGGGAGATCTTCCAGAAAGCGGAAACCCTGACACCCTACGACCCGGATCTTCTGCACGAGATGGCCCTTACCGCGGGGTATCTGAACGAAAACGCCGCAGCCGTGGAGTACCTGGAACGGCTTTTAACCATATCCTCGGACAACCTGGACGCCATAGGCAACCTGGCGTGGATGTACTACAAGCTCCATCGGCTGGGTGAAGGGGAACGGCTCCTCCTGGATGCCCAGAACCGGTTCGGTCCGAGCCCCGATTTCGCCATGACCCTGGGTACCATCTATTCCGAAATGTTCCGGTACGAGGACGCGAAAAAATGGTATTTGGAAGCAATTGAGGGAGGAGAAAATTGGGGGGACCGGGCCTTTGCTTCGGTGGCCCATTACAATCTATCCCTCCTGGAAGCCCGGTTCTACCATTTCCCCGAGTCCCTGGAACGAACCAACGCTTCCCTGGCCTCCCAGAACCGCTCCTCCGGATGGCTGGCCCGGGGGGAACTATACCTCCACCGGTTGGATTTTCCCCGGACCTTTGCGGACTACCAGGAAGCCTACGAAATCGACAACTCCCCTTTGTCCAAGATCAATATGGCCCAGGCTTTCCAAATCGCCGGCCGGCTTGAGGAAGCCCGGCTCTATGCCGAAGACAGCCTTAAGGCACAGGACCTGTCATGGATGATGAACTACGGCATCGATCCGGACCGGTATAAACGGGATCTCCACCAAATCCTCTGGCACACCTATTCCGGGCTGGCGGAAACCCAAGCCCTGAGCCCCTACAGCGGTCTTAGGGATCGTCTCAATAGCTTCGTCCGGCTGCAATACTACCGGTTTAAGTCCGCAGTCCACCGCCATCTCTTCCGGAAGTACAGTCTCCTCTCTGCCCAAGCCTATGGGGCGGAAACGCCGGCGTCAGGAGAACTCCGTCTGGATGCCCTAATCCAGTACTACAACGCCTTTGAGCCCTACCCCCGGCGGGCAAATGTGTATCTCACCATGGCCCGGGATTTTGAGACGCCCCTGATCCCCCAGGCAGCCAATTCCTACGATGGCGAAGCGGGGGCCCTCTTTAAGGACCGGGAACTCCTCCGCCGGACCATCGATGCCTATGACCCAATATGGGAACGGGATATGATAGCCGATACTTATACCGAACTTGCCCTGCTAGCCAAGGGCGCTTCCCGCCGTGACGAACGGCAGGACAGCGCCGAACGGCTCTACGCCCTGAACCGCGGCGCCCTCCGTCAGCAGGGCATTAAACTCCCGGTGGAACTTATCATCGACCCCTTCGGTTCCGACGGCGGCAGGCCTGCCGCAGAAACCCGCCGCATAGAACGGTCCCTCCGCAGGCTGCTCCCCAAGGCGGGCATCCAACCGGCTCCCCTAAGCGAAGGCGCCAATGGCATTCCACCCCGTTTCCGCCTGACCGTCACCATCGGCGCCGACGAGCTCCGCTGTGAACTCTACGACGCCGGCCGGGGCGCTTCCGTATGGCAGCGTCCCATCCCGCTCCCCAAGCTCTCCGCCTGGGAACTCAGCGCCGCCGTCCGCAGCTTGGCTGATACCGCTTTTACCGTGAAGTAA
- a CDS encoding NUDIX domain-containing protein has translation MFKFCPSCGSQNIRFEDNKKFHCPDCGFSYYHNTAAATGCVISTGEEIILLVRAKDPARGKLDLPGGFVDPGEGAFEGLRRECREELGWDPGPNFTLFASFPNIYPYKNITYNTCDLFFSITVPGLNPGDFKLEEKEIGGLRLVKPGDVKPEELAFDSTRRAIKAYLEYIHL, from the coding sequence ATGTTTAAATTTTGCCCATCCTGTGGTTCCCAAAATATTCGATTTGAAGATAACAAAAAATTCCACTGCCCTGACTGTGGATTTTCATATTACCACAATACCGCCGCCGCCACGGGCTGCGTCATTAGTACGGGAGAAGAAATTATCCTCCTGGTTCGGGCCAAGGATCCCGCCAGGGGAAAACTGGATTTGCCCGGCGGCTTTGTGGACCCCGGGGAGGGCGCCTTTGAGGGCCTGCGCCGGGAATGCCGGGAAGAGCTTGGCTGGGACCCGGGGCCGAATTTCACTCTCTTTGCTTCGTTCCCCAACATATACCCCTATAAAAACATCACCTACAATACCTGCGATCTTTTTTTTTCCATCACCGTTCCGGGCCTCAACCCCGGGGATTTCAAGCTGGAGGAGAAAGAGATTGGCGGGCTTCGCTTAGTTAAGCCCGGGGACGTTAAACCGGAGGAGTTGGCTTTTGATTCAACCAGACGGGCAATAAAGGCTTATTTAGAATACATTCACTTGTAA
- a CDS encoding L-2-amino-thiazoline-4-carboxylic acid hydrolase translates to MENNTGPGKKETYTYEEVRSMIASAIMDRAKYLAAFYKVMPRDEFDKWAKKALWGYGERKVARTKGEHGKVKTFSDIMLAINGVNNTCAGTNTVELINEEKAVIHFNHKCAMVQGWEDMGLAKDEVKYLCDIACYGDYAHADGLGLKCSFSYTSADGAHELCELVVEKK, encoded by the coding sequence ATGGAAAACAATACGGGACCGGGAAAGAAGGAAACCTACACCTACGAAGAAGTCCGGAGTATGATAGCAAGCGCCATTATGGACAGGGCTAAATATCTGGCTGCTTTTTATAAGGTGATGCCCAGGGATGAATTTGATAAATGGGCAAAGAAAGCCCTTTGGGGTTATGGAGAGAGGAAGGTTGCACGAACCAAAGGCGAACATGGGAAGGTAAAAACCTTTTCCGACATCATGCTTGCCATTAACGGCGTAAATAATACCTGCGCCGGTACTAACACCGTAGAATTGATCAACGAAGAAAAGGCGGTGATCCATTTTAATCACAAATGCGCTATGGTACAGGGTTGGGAAGACATGGGCTTGGCCAAGGATGAGGTGAAATATCTCTGTGACATCGCCTGTTATGGAGATTATGCTCACGCCGATGGCCTGGGACTAAAGTGTTCCTTCTCCTATACCAGTGCCGATGGCGCCCACGAATTATGTGAACTGGTAGTCGAAAAGAAGTAG
- a CDS encoding acyl-CoA thioesterase encodes MICECSLTVRTYECDSYGHVNNANYLNYLEYARYQLLKDVGFDYPTAIKAGYGVYVAKVIIEYKKPALAEDELLIKSWPIKKGAVSGIIAQRILRGEDIIAEAEVTWAFVDSRGVPAKIPPEWDMPGLKPDSA; translated from the coding sequence ATGATTTGTGAATGTTCCCTAACGGTTCGTACCTACGAATGTGACAGCTATGGCCATGTGAACAACGCCAACTATCTCAACTACCTGGAATACGCCCGGTACCAGCTGCTTAAGGACGTGGGCTTCGATTACCCCACGGCGATAAAGGCCGGTTACGGGGTCTATGTGGCCAAGGTCATCATCGAATACAAAAAGCCCGCCCTAGCGGAGGACGAGCTCCTCATCAAATCCTGGCCCATCAAGAAGGGCGCGGTAAGCGGCATTATCGCCCAGCGCATACTCCGGGGCGAGGACATCATCGCCGAGGCAGAGGTTACCTGGGCCTTCGTAGATTCCCGGGGCGTGCCCGCCAAGATCCCCCCGGAGTGGGATATGCCGGGGCTCAAACCGGATTCAGCGTAG
- a CDS encoding ABC transporter substrate-binding protein, which yields MKNAAKVLCLVPLMALLALPVFAGGGKEAGTAEDVIKIGVFEPLTGAYAAGGAMEVEGIRLANELFPTVEVSGKTYKVELVIADNKSDKVDAANAVQRLIDLDKVQVILGSWGSSASIAGGEIVKDAHIPAIGLSCTNVLVTAGNDYYFRVCFIDPFQGTVMSNYAINDLKAKTAVIVQEVSNDYSVGLAKFFVDNFKARTGNPNAILATVNYTTGDQDFSAQLTSIRSLNPDVIFAPGNYTESALVIQQARSLGITAPFIGGDTWETPEFIDVGREYVEGAVFSSFFSSEYAASPVAESFLKEYRARYNKDPAAVTALGYDGYLVALDAIKRAGSVDPEAIRNAIAKTQGFVGAAGTVTLDANGDATKSAFLKVVKGGKFAFQTIINP from the coding sequence ATGAAAAACGCTGCAAAGGTACTATGTCTGGTTCCGCTTATGGCGCTCCTGGCCCTGCCGGTATTTGCCGGGGGCGGAAAGGAAGCCGGAACTGCGGAAGACGTGATCAAAATCGGGGTTTTTGAACCCCTGACCGGGGCATACGCTGCGGGGGGCGCCATGGAGGTCGAAGGTATTCGGCTTGCCAATGAACTGTTCCCAACGGTTGAGGTTAGCGGAAAGACCTATAAGGTGGAACTGGTCATTGCGGATAACAAATCCGACAAGGTTGATGCCGCCAACGCGGTTCAGCGGCTCATCGACCTGGACAAGGTTCAGGTGATCCTGGGTTCCTGGGGTTCTTCGGCGTCCATAGCCGGCGGGGAAATCGTAAAGGACGCGCATATACCGGCAATCGGCCTTTCCTGTACCAATGTCCTGGTTACTGCGGGGAACGATTATTACTTCCGGGTGTGTTTTATTGATCCTTTCCAGGGAACGGTCATGTCCAACTACGCGATTAACGACCTTAAAGCCAAAACCGCCGTTATTGTTCAGGAAGTGTCGAATGACTACTCGGTTGGTCTGGCAAAATTCTTTGTGGATAACTTCAAGGCCCGTACCGGAAACCCCAACGCCATATTGGCTACGGTGAACTATACCACCGGGGATCAGGACTTCAGCGCCCAGCTTACCAGCATCCGCTCACTAAACCCGGATGTTATTTTTGCACCGGGCAACTATACCGAATCCGCTCTGGTAATCCAACAAGCCCGATCCCTGGGCATCACGGCTCCCTTTATCGGCGGTGATACCTGGGAGACACCGGAATTCATAGACGTGGGCCGGGAATATGTTGAAGGGGCGGTATTTTCCTCCTTCTTCAGCTCCGAATATGCCGCTTCCCCGGTGGCGGAATCCTTCCTGAAGGAATACCGCGCCCGGTACAACAAGGATCCCGCTGCGGTAACCGCACTGGGCTATGACGGCTATCTGGTTGCCCTGGACGCTATCAAACGCGCTGGTTCCGTAGACCCGGAAGCTATCCGGAACGCTATTGCGAAAACCCAGGGCTTCGTAGGCGCCGCCGGGACCGTTACCTTGGACGCCAACGGGGATGCCACGAAGAGCGCATTCCTCAAGGTTGTTAAGGGCGGAAAATTCGCGTTCCAGACCATTATTAATCCCTAG
- a CDS encoding branched-chain amino acid ABC transporter permease: MNFDVFLQHISNALSLGSLYALIAIGYTMVYGILRLINFAHGDVFMLGGYIAFYAVTVFFMPWWVGFIVAFGLTGIFGIGLERVAYKPLRNSPKISIMISAIGASFLLENLATVIFGGRPKGFPVPELFNHVAHIGSVSVAYISLFIPVLTAALLTILLIIVLKTKTGMAMRAVSTDLSAARLMGIDVNRIVSFTFGAGSVLAAIGGVMWAVKYPQLNPTMGMIPGLKCFIAAVIGGIGNISGAVLGGLLLGFIEIMIIAFLPTLTGYRDAFAFVLLIFVLMVKPSGLLGRNQVEKV; the protein is encoded by the coding sequence ATGAACTTTGATGTGTTTCTGCAGCATATTTCCAACGCCCTGTCCCTGGGCAGTCTCTACGCCCTCATCGCCATCGGCTACACCATGGTGTACGGTATACTCCGGCTCATCAACTTTGCCCATGGCGATGTGTTTATGCTCGGCGGCTATATCGCCTTTTACGCGGTTACGGTCTTTTTCATGCCCTGGTGGGTCGGCTTTATTGTAGCCTTCGGACTCACGGGGATCTTCGGCATAGGCCTGGAACGGGTGGCCTACAAACCCCTGCGGAATTCCCCCAAGATTTCCATTATGATAAGCGCCATCGGCGCATCCTTCCTGCTGGAAAACCTGGCCACGGTAATCTTCGGCGGGCGGCCCAAGGGCTTCCCGGTACCGGAGCTTTTTAACCATGTTGCCCACATCGGCAGTGTTTCTGTGGCCTACATCAGCCTCTTTATCCCGGTACTTACCGCAGCATTACTCACGATACTGCTTATCATCGTACTCAAAACAAAGACCGGCATGGCCATGCGGGCGGTTTCCACGGATCTGTCCGCAGCACGGCTTATGGGCATTGATGTAAACCGGATCGTCTCGTTCACCTTCGGCGCCGGTTCGGTATTAGCCGCCATCGGCGGGGTCATGTGGGCCGTCAAGTACCCTCAGCTTAACCCCACCATGGGGATGATTCCCGGGCTCAAATGTTTTATCGCCGCGGTTATCGGCGGAATCGGCAATATCTCCGGAGCCGTCCTGGGGGGTCTCCTCCTGGGCTTTATCGAGATCATGATCATCGCCTTCCTCCCCACCCTTACGGGCTACCGGGACGCCTTTGCCTTTGTGTTACTTATCTTTGTGCTCATGGTAAAGCCCTCGGGTCTCCTGGGCAGAAACCAGGTAGAAAAGGTATAG